The Xyrauchen texanus isolate HMW12.3.18 chromosome 19, RBS_HiC_50CHRs, whole genome shotgun sequence genome segment AAAACCTTTCTTGTACCTTAAAAACATGAGAATGTACCCAACTCAATCATTCATTTCAAACAagctttcaaacatatttttcaaggtaattttatttattttttaatacgcCTCATTTatttttgagtcaagaatatcaagaagttttctcagggtCTCACCATATGACATGAactaaagtgattttattttaaactcCACAAACTGTCTTGAGGAACAAactctctgttttatatttacttttttttgtcatatgacaacaaaatggcaacctacatgttggttacaccacatgactttgattttgtggacaaatattttcaattattaataatatatattttttaaatgtttcactgcttatttaaaataaaatatcaataaaaacatATTCTACACTACTCTTGCcaacatatctttttttttttttttcaagaatattAGCTTTTAATTcaactttgtttttattgttttgtgtgaattacaCTTTTATGTATGTTTTAGAAGATCTGAACAAACAAAGAGCGTGCTGTCACTgaccaatacattttttacaacgACACCAAACTAGATATGAGTCAGACCAAAAACGGAAAAAGTGGATAGACCGGTGATAGAACCTGTGAGCTCATACATGCAAAACATGCGCTCTACCACTGACACCTAAGGCTGGGATTCGATTCCATAAAGAATCGATTCCTCAATTCTGAGGCGTTGGGATTCGAGAAATGATTTGAGACGTGGGAATACGACTCCAAAGCTGGAGTCGATTCCTTCCGGGGAAACGAGTTGATATTTTCggactgtgattttttttattttttataaaactgaaatgtattgttttatcattttattcaGTGTACAAAAGTGGACAATTACTGTAAATTCTAATATACCTCGCTCTGAACAAAAACTCATGAGTGGTAACAGACAATTTCAATGGTGGTTTTAAGATTATTTTCTGTAGTTCTTGGAAATACAAGCGCATCTACTCAAACTCCCCTAAAAAATGATCTCATGGGATGGAAGCATCGCGTTTTGGTGTGTGCATACATGCCTtgatcactgatctatatatataattgggATATCATTCATGCTCTTATAAACAGTGCAAATAACGCTTTGTAGTGAGCTGTTTATAATGAGATTTAACTTTGaatccaaaaataattgattaaatGGGTCTGGAATCGAATCTTAGAATCGATTCTAACGATTCCAAAACCAGGAATCAGAATCGGAGTCGATTCCCAAATAACCAATCCCCGCCAAATAACATGTTTCATGAAACATGGTCAATATACAGTTACAACACTTGGTCGTGCAACGCTGTCTGAACTACTGTACTGCAAGCTCATGTATATGTTATTCAATGTGTATCTATACAACATAACTAAAACATTTAGATGCATAATGGTTTTTAATAGCGCACTTTAGTCCAACACACTTCCGCATAAACTGACATAACAGAGATTACACTGCGGAAGTTCCTTCTTCGTCACATCGGCAAACCCTTCAATAGTGAaaccaaaacatttacaaatattttacggatagtatttacatttatttaagtgATGAATGTTTTTGTTTACGTGGAGGCTTGTTTGACTGCAACCTTACTGACGGAATAATAACAGACTGCAAACTCTTTCCACGATGTATCTTGTGTATGGACGGTACTGATATGTTCAATTATGTGATTGTTTTGCTTGCTAAATAGCAGTGAACCCTGCATATAATCTATATAGGGCACTATTTGTCCCTGATTAAGACCTTTGTCAGCACAAACACGACTAATAGGATGATGTGAGACGAAATAATGGATGATATTGTTTGTGTCAGCTCGGGCAGCGACAACGACTCTGATTTAGAGGTTATAAGTAGTTACAAAGAAGTCAAAGAAGATGCAGTTCCGTTCATCCGAGCAGAATGGCTTCCAGTCACACCTGTAAGTTATTTCATTCTGCTATTTGCAAGCAGTTTGACTATATCAGAGTCTCAATGTTTTGGTATTTTCTCTTTAGGTTGGACTTTACGTCATTACAATGACGAATAAGACACGTTTCCGTTGGTTTACATAGGTAAACTAGGCAATTTGGTTACTGTGCGCGCGTAGATTTGCGATTTCCCCCAAGAGAATTCAACCACACTTGCTTTCCTCAGCGCGCGGTCATTCGAGACAAGTGCGCGCGCTGGTGACGttaccttaaaggggtcatgacatgggtttttttattgtattattatgttcccttaggtgcatttatagtattaatatatttttttttaaagaaaaacttttaaaatctagtgatttatgaccttttcccaccctgtttctcatcctctgattcaaacagtctgttttggggcgttttccatttaagacttcagtgttaacgcccactgttatgattggctaacgtcagtgcctatgtatcaattattgacgcccccagccagaacaatatgcaagtaaactaagtaaaaacactgtgattattcataatgaatgaaattgcgctttaaaaagtagtttaaagtttaaaatagattacttacagtttgcgccgtcgttgttcccagaatagtcggcacggacttatctttgagcaacagttttctggcaaagccagcatcatattgagatttgttctcaaaacagtcatccttaaaatgtacagaacaaacgcttaagttaacactgccgtgactgggacgtccgcaaaaaataaactgcatccatttttccctgacgcctggatctttcggcagcttattcagaggttttgtttgaccacagccaggaacagcacatctgtgtggcatcgtaattttcctgtgcacaagtagtctctgtcagagctcgctgtccatcgactgaacacttgtgaggcgcacggcgatacgaaatgagcgtagtcttgcgcttaaagcgtagttatcttgtgctggaggcggtcatatgcaaacgctggtacgtcacttctaaccgtcacgtcacttctaaccatgaatccagaacgagctgtattttgagcttgattaaataaatgattcgtttaaaaatattaaacttgcaggacgttttaatgatacaaagacctcttatataccaaaagatcaaggcaaatttggtttctcatgtcatgacccctttaagatattTCAAACATACAAATCTAAAAATCCTTCTCTTGAAATATCAGATTGTAGGGGGTTTAGTCATTTTGCCGTTGAATAGTCATATTAATAAGcctattaataattaattaattacttttccttttccattattttaaacatttccaTAGAGTTACGGTGGAGCAATATGTCactaaccgtacgttcacaccagaggcggcgagagcgtcaaatcgaccggaagtcattctttttcaatgacagccagcgtctctctgcggcgagaagcggcgcggcgagtcttgggcggcgtgggcgtcagatggaagttcaagtgcagtcaacattatggtaatgagctgtgacgcggttcggcggcaaccaattggaatatagaagtgctccgctctagcaaagtcgagaacacaaccgtgtaaactttggttcccaccaaacattcgttcgaagataaaatgtagaaacgaattattgccgtgacgggtttccctgtaatatatgaccaagaccacagttattactacaaatgtattttattttgataacaaacaactataattttaattactttctgccatcgatcgatttcttattttcacattttaaagagttcatgaggatatacgctacttgtgatcggtcggcaaaaagtaaatggtcgacatgtctggatgtttaaattgcggcccctttaaatatagttcacaaaacaaagcattctgaacaaacgttgccgcctatttcaactacgtcagagcgtccacgagcgtccttgagcgtcgaaggcagggcagccagagcgaattttgacgctctcgccgcttctggtgtaaACGTACAGTAAGGCCGTTAAATCTACCGATATTTGGCCATTCTGAGATTGTTATCGGCCATTAACTGCTTGGCCGATTAATATAAGCTATTGCATCTTTCACTTGTTTAAAATTCTAGCAACTAGGTTAGCAAATGGATAATGGAACTATTTATAGGGAATTTCGAATGCGAATAggcctattaaaggaatatttgttgttcaatacaagttaagctcagtcgacagcatttgtggcataggcctaatgttggttaccacaaaaattaattttgactcatacctccttttctttaaaaaaataaattgaagttctagtgaggcacttatacaatggaagtggccaatccataaacataacaatacacactgtttcaaaagtatagccaacaagacaaaaacaacatGCAggctaacatgattttaatgtgataaaagccCTTAAAaaaattctttacatttatattgaatattACAACATTATTGTCATGACCACGAAACGCCGTAAACCCTAAAAGCTTAAAGCGTctgtcaaaacaatgatttaaacaatgttacagcttaaataataacacatgttttaacagaagaatgaatgtaagtgcttttataaaatgacaagcttcatattttgtctttaaattctcaaaaaattggcctcattcacttccattgtaagtgtctcactgtaacctcgatttttggttttttaaataaatgaagggACGAGtcgaatacatttttattgtaatcaACATTTGTCATCAAATgctaagcttaacttgtattgatcctggaatattcctttaaaaacattgttcagGAAGTCATAGTATTGCCCAGagtaaatatgtttgtttaaaggattagttcacccacaaattaaaattaagtGATTTTTTACTCACACCTGTGTTGTTATTACCCtatatgactttttatttttctctgtgcGGTTCAGCGCTGCATCTTGTGTAAAGTGACCAGGGAAGAGATTGAGTCTTCTCCTGGCTGATGCACATTCTGGCATGGGAATGCTCGTCACTCGCAtgtgtttgctgcagctagattataacgtgatggctcacaaAGTAGTGAATCATATGTTGCCTTCAAGTACACCTGGGAAGCTCGTACCTCAGAGTCAGGCAATTGTTACTACAACATGTTACACATTCAAGTGGGAAACAAAAtacggaagaagccaaacttaaacAATTATGAAGTGAATGATGGCAAAAGCATTTTTTCTGTTGTACCGTGAATAAACACTAGTGAATAAACCTGCATCACTTATAAATGtcatatatgatttattaatgcatggtatctaacattttattaattaatttgcttaaaacaagCTGCGAAGGGTGACTCATTAGTTGATTGTcatattaaacaaattaattgtattgaaataaatacaaatttagcaAAATTATTACTTCCTATCATCTTTCATGTTGACACGCCCCTTCATACGACCCAACTCGGAAACTCATGTATCATCTAGAATTCAAACTTTCCCACTTGTTTGCAGGGTCAGTCATGTGCTCGGAACTCGTAATTAAGATTTTTCCGCTTCCACTTGAAGGGCTCACTAATCtatgtgtcacgttcactgtgtgtatcttagATCTATCTTAGATCTGTGTGTACACTGTGTGTAGTATAAATGTAAGATAATAGACCTGAtgctgtctagtgtgtcattataataatcaaacaaccagaacAAGAAAATGAGTAAACACTCAATGCTCTTGACtgagtaactttagtagctttagaAAGTATTGATGTCTtgtaatcatacagtgaagaccagtagtagttttatgttgcatttctttCTGAATGTTTATTGAATACTTGATACTGATGTTCAAATCTTTAACagctgttaaaaaaagcactgaattttcttaatttagattttttttgttctattttttttatctatttctaatcattgttgttttttattgttattttatttctgactgtttactagtattgaataattacttaagaacttgaaaccattcttccatttttttattgattcgtacatataacaaaacatatatatacactgaatcaacatttaacccccactattacccctcccctccccaattaccaaccccaccctgacccccaatgaACATTTAAAACTACTACATtacacctcctcgaaagctgctACCCTCCCCATCTACGCACAACTTCCAAAACGATtgtgctccagctgacttccattcCCTtaagtccttgatcatagtgaagtaaaagtgtgcaagccctttagagcaacattgacgcttcacaggatgtgtaaaaatctttgtcTCACATcgggtagggactatacattcttttcattagtccataagatttattctagaattgattttttatatctatatccctcatttcatcttttgttgattgctcaattggaaatcgGTAGTtgtagtctcagatcacgcccttgtgagtttagaggtgttgccacatacagagaaatagaaatcatatagttgccactttaatgtttcccttttgcaaaatcctgatttacaacaaatgttaaaggctgaaaccaatgtttatatggagactaaCTGGTCCTCAATATCCTCTTTAGGtttggcttgggaggcacttaaagtgGTTCTTAgtggtcggatcatacagtatgcctcattcatcaaaaaatccaaagcacgagaacttgaggagttggaagggaatattaaaagtgcagaggtagagctgaagtgccaaatgtcatctgatggcctcagggaattcACCTGATTGaattacagatataatactattttggcTATTCAGGTCAAGACAGTTATACTTTGAGTCggtggacaaagcagggaagcttttggctagatatataaagcagagagagtctttttctatcattccctctgtgaaatctgatggttatgacatttttatcttggccattgatattaataatactttagTTCCATATAGTTCTATTGAAGAAGATATTAGACATTTTGTGGAactattagaactccctaaactgacgactgagcaaaaaaattatcttgattctgagataatcatggaggagcttggcgaggtaattaaagccttgcctacaggcaaggctccagggccagatggtttgTCACTGAGTTCTTTTAGATGTTAtgttacagaactggctccaattttgcaagacgtttatacagaatcattaaagaatggaaagcttccaccaaccatgatgcatttacatttacgcatttgacagacgttttatccaatgcgactttcagtccacttattacagagacaatccccccagagcaacctggagttaagtgccatgctcaaggacacaagcgagtgtaagagttaccgtctcTCTAATATCCCTGATCCAgctattaaaatattgtaaacaattttggctaatcaaataagtaaatttatgacatctcttatacatatagatcaggtggggtttattcgggccgtagctcttctgataatattaggcgtttcatcaatatcatgtgttcagtggcaaatgatcagactctggtcactgccatctcacttgacgccgaaaagatatggtagaatgggattatctttttaagattttggaaatgtacgggtttgggagtacttttattggatggtttgttactttatagacacacgtTAGCgatggtacaaacaaatggattcatttcagattatttaactctgataggggcacccggcagggttgccctctttccatgttattgttctgtcttgccatggaaccattagcagctgcgataagaaaggaggattatTTTCCAGGGGTGTTGGTGGGAGGTTTGgagcataagcttttgctttacacagattatgttttattattcgtctccgacccttctagatctatgccGTGCTTACACAGAacaattaattccttttctaagttctcaggatacaaagtcagttggtctaaatccgaagctttggctctgacagcatactgcccagtaacagctttttagcagggcaccttccagtggcccagatagggcattaagtattcacagcaaatttgtttgatttagttagagttaattctTACCCCATAATAataaggttttcgagcgatgtgggcaggtgggcttatttacatttatctaagattgggaaggttaatgttccTCCCAATCGGAGGATGGATacatggcccatgttttttgTTGTGTGTTGAGATCCATGAATTCtgtttgaaggttcagagttttgtgtgtgatatgTTGGGCTCTCGGGTATTGTTTTGCCACAGACTCAGTGTTTTGGGTGATATGGCGGTCATTGATGTGGGGAAAAGTCACGTcgaaaattgggttctgaccagtgtgatgATAGCTAGGCAGattattttgaggggttggaggTCAGTTGGACCACCCCCATTTTGGcagtggtgcacggagatggggagggtggcggctttttAGGAGGTGTAATTTGGAAGACGGGGTAACTTGGATTTTTTTGTTGGGAAGTGggtagggctgtcaaaattgctcaaaaatgacattcgaatattccctctaaaaaaaacacatatattcgaactattcgaatatctggttgcgcatttggtcaatgacgcgcattacgtcaataacaggacaaattaatacaaagagacataactatttgtataggtagtttatttaagtttaaacatatttgacaacgtattacctacacaaaaacaagtaaatcaactaatggccaagacctcactctcgctcgcacgcgcaggcactctttctctctctctcgccctcacgctctctgcgcataacggtttaaaagaacaacaacaataaacaaatgttgagtgctgatcaagagttttgtgcaagcaatataaggtcgcgactcttgtcccaaatatagcaggcttcattcagtgattaaaacaaattattaacattaattgaagttttacagtatatagaaccgacattgaacgctccgagcgagctgtgctgtggtaaacatggaacttttccttgacatgaaacggtaaataatcaaaccagtggaagcctgcagtgcatgaaactgctgtatctaacctaccttattcatgcaacatctattcagtcagtacagtagccttacattttagtcatgtttctgtttaacgttaaataaaatgaggcacacaattcgagaaatgtgacaacaaagacccctcaggcagcacgcccacTCGCAAAGCAGACAGCCGCACATCTGCTACCGCGGGCGCGTTTTTTTTCccacattcgaatattaattttcaccttcgaatttctgttttttaaaactattcgaatatatattcgaatttagaatattcgttgacagccctaGAAGTGGGCCAACTATTTAGAGTTTTTGGAAGGCTCTCGGGGTGGTACGGTGGAGAGAGTAGTATAGTTTTAAttgtgtatgattattatatgtttatcctatattttttgtttgtgtgtttgtttgtgtatatatactcaTGTTTGACCTCGAGGATGTTTGTTGGTGGGCGGGTTGGGGATAGGGAGGGGGAGGGGTGGTTGTGGTgtttaaatgttgattgtatgtatatatattttagattttatttatttttgtaagaatgaataaaaacaaataattacaaaaataaatacatgatgtttccaaagtcaatgagtaatcgtgttaaatagtgatctcaatattgaccaaaataatcgtgattatgatttttgccattaTCGAGCATTATATTGGTTATATAAATACCCAAATCGGTCTACTACTTATAATGACACTATCTCTCCAAATGTATCCTGCTttcttaattggaaaaaaaaaactaaagcagACAGTCTTTTTGTCTTTActcttgtttacttgtttgtcTCAGGTCCTCATTGATATCGCAGGCCACAATTTGGTTCCTCCCCATGGAAGATTCTCAAGAAAAGATACATGCTCCACTTTAGAAGTGATAGATCTAAGTGGTGACTGTCATCCTGATTATGTTGATGTGCAGCTGCAAAATCCATCATTGGCTGTACCATCAGTAGACTGTGGAGACAAGCATGTAATACCAACATCTATTAGAAAATCTCAAGAATCAGAATCTCAAACCAACAATCTTGAAAAAGAAAGggctaattctggatgttttgtTGGGAGCAGTGTGCAGTCTGTTGTCTCTAAGTCACTCAGCTGGGAAAACAATTTCACACAACTGCATATCGAAAGAACAGGAGATCTTTTGCATCAGGACACAAATTGTAATTCAAGCCTGCCATATGAGCAGTTAAGCTGGGATGAGTTCTTGGGAAATTGCATCTCTTCAAGTAAAATCCCTTTGGAAAATGCATCTGAAGTATTGAAGAACTCCATTGTAGATCTAACGCAGAACACTAAAGATGCACAACTTAGTTTCTCATCACCAGCTACCAGTAGCATAGGAACAGACCAAGAAAATGCAGGAAGTATTGATTCTTCTCAAAAATGGAATGCCAGTGTTCACTCGCTGAACGGCCTTGACAGTCCATTTTACTGCCCGAGTGAGGTAGATGCTTATATATTCTCCGATGAATCCAATAAGCTTGAAGATAAGGATCATCCCTTTACAACGTGCAGTGGACAACAATCACCTCAAATATCTGAACATCTTTCTGATATTCAAACTGAGTCAGCATCCAATCCAGTTGCGTCAAAAAAGGACTGTCAAACTATGAATATGGGTGAAAGTGAGCACATACATAAAATGCCAGTCACCCAGGTTGAGCTGCAGCCTTCATCCCCTTCCATATCTGCCTCATCATGGGCATTGCCCCCCTGCAGCCCTGAACTGAAATCTGGACAGAATCAGCCTAGTAAACCCAACAGTCCCACCTCCACAGAGATCCTTGCCAGTGATACAGCGGCAGACTCACCTGCTCTGTCTTTGGAGAACTCACTAAGTAGTCCCCTTAGCTTCTCCATATCTCTGCCCCCTTCACCTGCCTTTTCAGAGAGAGCAGAGTTAAGAAGAAACGATTTAGATGCAGTATCCCTTGACGGCCCTTCAGCAAGACTTTGGGAGACAAGCACAAGCAACAGTGGAGACAATGAAGTTGTGCTAGATAATTTGTCAGATCTTTCTGAAGACAATACACAAGGCAGACAACATATTTGTCTGGCTCAGTATAGAAAGTTGAGGCAGTATATGGGTGGAACAGCTGCACACATggtaagattttttttctctttttttccttgatatgtaaatttaaatatatttttacagagccactttagaggacagggagggaatttattttctaaaatatccTGGCATACCCTCtcaattattttgggttccctcgcaataacgTTGTCAACCccttaagaaaaaaaatcaaccatAGTTTTGCTACAGTAACCTTATTTGTACTataatatttgtagtaaaaccattgtaaccACAGAATCCACCGTGGTTGTACTACAGTTACTGTAgttcaactatggtatttgtattaTGACCATAAccattattatttagttttttttgtttgacaTATTTTAAACATGATATTTGTTGTAAATATAATGGTAATTATACAGATAAATCCATgttatcaatatttaaatctattCTTCTATCTACTGTATAAAAATTACAGACCCCTTTAAAAGACAGAAAGGGAATTTACATGCTGAAATAGTTTTGTATCCCCTAATAAATAGCTTTATTTATCTCTTAtgaaaattaatcatggttttactacagtaaccatagttcagCTATGGTATTTGCAGTGAAACTatggtaaccacaaaattaaccattctTATTTTCATAAAAGAAATAGTAACAaaacaggaaaaccaaaactatggttataAAAAGCACAATCATTctgcccaaaaaacatggttaccacaGTTTGacaatagtaataccatggttaatttgtggtacaAGAGCCATGGTTTTTAAAACAttcccttatgaaaattaaccagtGTTTTACTTTGgtaaaactgtagtaactattttttttttgtggtaaaatgTACTACatattaaccatggtgttagtaTAGTATAACTGTTTTATGGAAGaataattatgataattattaacataattttggattcatttgcttaaaaaaaacccTTAATCACAAAGCCTAATTAGCTAATTTTTAACGtgacataaaatcatgcagacctCTGTGTTTTTAAAAGCTTAGGACAGAAATTATACACAAAAAGTAGACACACCCTGCTGCCTCACCCCGACCATGGCAGAACTGTACAAAATGTTTACTTTTCCTCCTTTGGGATGTAATTACTTAGGGAATTTTAGAGGTCAAATTGATTTACATAAAGAGaacattttccaaaatgtgttACCTTGGCTCCATGGACTCTAACAAAGTGAACTCCTTCAGACAACATTTGCAATCCCAATAGAAACCTCTATGGTATCATAggtaatttatttcattcagtCATGTTCTGTTTTTAACAGCATGAAGATGAGGAGGAAGATGAACACTATGGCCCCGCTGAACCCCTATGCCGGCAGAGCCTCAGCTTGGTCTACAGCACAATCGAGGAGAATTACCCAGAGGGCACTCTTCAGCTGCTCTCTGACTTTATTCAGCCTCTGTACTGTCCACCTGTGGATATCACATCACATCTGCTCAAGGG includes the following:
- the LOC127659927 gene encoding SUMO-interacting motif-containing protein 1-like, producing MDDIVCVSSGSDNDSDLEVISSYKEVKEDAVPFIRAEWLPVTPVLIDIAGHNLVPPHGRFSRKDTCSTLEVIDLSGDCHPDYVDVQLQNPSLAVPSVDCGDKHVIPTSIRKSQESESQTNNLEKERANSGCFVGSSVQSVVSKSLSWENNFTQLHIERTGDLLHQDTNCNSSLPYEQLSWDEFLGNCISSSKIPLENASEVLKNSIVDLTQNTKDAQLSFSSPATSSIGTDQENAGSIDSSQKWNASVHSLNGLDSPFYCPSEVDAYIFSDESNKLEDKDHPFTTCSGQQSPQISEHLSDIQTESASNPVASKKDCQTMNMGESEHIHKMPVTQVELQPSSPSISASSWALPPCSPELKSGQNQPSKPNSPTSTEILASDTAADSPALSLENSLSSPLSFSISLPPSPAFSERAELRRNDLDAVSLDGPSARLWETSTSNSGDNEVVLDNLSDLSEDNTQGRQHICLAQYRKLRQYMGGTAAHMHEDEEEDEHYGPAEPLCRQSLSLVYSTIEENYPEGTLQLLSDFIQPLYCPPVDITSHLLKGIFLDPQSPDVLAIESYNLLMKTQRYHPVDTSTVPWDWELLMSVMEEQDDTRRLQTTVKNMLLQYVLQVLEDDFQFKLTTQRLQHSIAKTKLSCDQRFRQVRDILNWIMTAAKESVMHSNDVEYPKKEKDNFLKILLSLQRMLTLALEVDRTPTCSSSKLAQELFHSLNSTSPCRQLRLLLLSTMESKLLRCKLLELLLDEACSPKRRLPMSLSLLLHYLQSATLASDPSDGAERWRKWDELLQLLWMLMLSYEEVVTGHLRCPVPERFDRTRAPVWTVNDQVTRLAVREAAEAFLCRTAKDIGYPLPMEMQESLSQLQEHLTEISSVIPRK